One Kitasatospora sp. MAP12-44 DNA segment encodes these proteins:
- a CDS encoding response regulator transcription factor has product MTTPAPATGPAEPSPRVLIADDQELIRTGFRMILTARGIDVVGEAADGAEAVAAARRLRPDVVLMDIRMPTMDGLEAARRILEHDADCRVLMLTTFDLDRYVYAALALGASGFLLKDVTAAHLAAAVRLVDTGDALLAPAITRRLVERFAHADQKPGGPPRPAGIHRDLTPLTPREREVLTLLGRGLSNADLAQALTLSEATVKTHVARIFAKLTLRDRAQAVVIAYETGLVSPGEHRA; this is encoded by the coding sequence ATGACCACGCCCGCTCCCGCCACCGGGCCGGCGGAGCCGTCGCCCCGCGTCCTCATCGCCGACGACCAGGAGCTGATCCGCACCGGCTTCCGCATGATCCTGACCGCACGCGGCATCGACGTGGTCGGCGAGGCCGCCGACGGCGCAGAAGCGGTGGCGGCGGCGCGCCGGCTGCGGCCGGACGTTGTGCTCATGGACATCCGGATGCCGACCATGGACGGCCTGGAGGCGGCCCGCCGCATCCTGGAGCACGACGCCGACTGCCGGGTCCTGATGCTCACCACCTTCGACCTCGACCGCTACGTCTACGCCGCCCTGGCGCTCGGAGCGAGCGGCTTCCTGCTCAAGGACGTCACCGCCGCGCACCTCGCCGCCGCCGTACGCCTGGTCGACACGGGTGACGCCCTGCTGGCGCCCGCGATCACCCGCCGGCTGGTCGAGCGCTTCGCTCACGCCGACCAGAAGCCCGGCGGACCTCCCCGGCCCGCGGGGATCCACCGCGACCTCACCCCGCTGACCCCTCGCGAACGTGAGGTCCTGACCCTCCTCGGGCGCGGGCTCTCCAATGCCGACCTGGCCCAGGCGCTGACCCTCAGCGAAGCCACCGTGAAGACCCACGTCGCCCGCATCTTCGCCAAACTCACCCTCCGCGACCGCGCCCAAGCCGTCGTCATCGCCTACGAGACAGGACTCGTCTCACCGGGCGAGCACCGCGCCTGA